A window of the Hordeum vulgare subsp. vulgare chromosome 5H, MorexV3_pseudomolecules_assembly, whole genome shotgun sequence genome harbors these coding sequences:
- the LOC123452223 gene encoding rust resistance kinase Lr10-like: MPPWWLLLHFMVALLAVDVEGRHDRYDACPHFSCGHLQDIHDPFRLQGDPTECGAPSYELACVGDRTTIQINTGTYLVTKIDYERSYFWVVDANLDMSSSCPLPRWDQRPYLNGLQGPDGLVEFPPVATWANFVNCSRAITNSSDYKPVVCLSTSSSFVYVLINSYSVERLKPSCGYLAMAALGDLSMLFDNASHGTLVGSLRGGFRVMFPFRCKRTSGDFMGCLKDQIVCNFSSSEHLGLLHSAIVYSPLILKFVAGVCRLVVAPLVVLFFLAHKYWKTRITIDAVEKFLQMQQMIGPTRYAYTDIVAVTSHFRDKLGQGGYGSVYKGILLPGDVHVAIKMLDGKSCCDGEDFISEVSTIGRIHHVNVVRLVGFCSEEMRRALVYEYMPHGSLDKYIFSVEKSFSWDKLSEIALGIARGINYLHQGCDMQILHFDIKPHNILLDTNFVPKVADFGLAKLYPRDNSFVPLSALRGTIGYIAPEMISRSFGVISSKSDVYSFGMLLLEMAGGRRNADPNAANSSQAFYPSWVYDRLTKHELGEISAEMHELERKLCLVGLCCIQMKPHDRPEMSEVIEMLEGSVDSVQVPSRPFFCDDEHSPVVEPYHFLSELTTISEEDE, translated from the exons ATGCCTCCATGGTGGTTGCTGCTGCATTTCATGGTCGCACTTCTTGCCGTGGATGTTGAGGGGCGACATGATAGGTACGACGCCTGCCCTCATTTTTCTTGCGGCCATCTCCAGGACATCCACGACCCTTTCCGTCTGCAAGGCGATCCAACTGAGTGCGGTGCTCCGTCATATGAGCTGGCTTGTGTCGGCGACCGGACTACGATTCAGATCAACACAGGGACATACTTGGTCACCAAGATCGACTATGAACGTTCATACTTTTGGGTCGTGGACGCCAACCTGGACATGAGCAGCAGCTGTCCTCTTCCTCGCTGGGACCAGCGCCCTTACCTAAATGGTCTCCAGGGGCCTGACGGCTTGGTCGAATTTCCCCCCGTGGCTACATGGGCGAACTTTGTGAATTGTTCACGGGCGATCACAAACAGTAGCGACTACAAACCAGTGGTTTGTCTGAGCACCAGTTCTTCTTTCGTCTATGTGTTGATCAACTCTTATTCTGTTGAGAGGCTTAAGCCTTCTTGCGGTTACCTGGCCATGGCTGCCTTGGGTGATCTGAGTATGCTTTTTGATAACGCAAGCCATGGAACTCTGGTAGGATCTCTCAGGGGAGGATTTCGTGTTATGTTTCCTTTCAGATGTAAGAGGACGTCTGGGGACTTCATGGGCTGCCTGAAGGATCAGATTGTGTG TAATTTTTCTTCCAGTGAACACCTTGGCCTGCTACACAGTGCAATAGTATACTCCCCGTTGATATTGAAGTTCGTTGCTG GAGTATGCAGGTTAGTGGTTGCTCCCCTGGTGGTACTGTTCTTCCTGGCACACAAGTATTGGAAAACAAGGATCACAATCGATGCTGTCGAGAAATTCCTACAGATGCAGCAAATGATCGGCCCGACAAGGTATGCCTACACAGATATTGTCGCGGTCACAAGCCATTTCAGAGACAAGCTGGGTCAGGGAGGCTATGGCTCCGTGTACAAGGGCATTCTGCTCCCAGGCGATGTCCATGTGGCCATCAAGATGCTGGACGGTAAATCCTGCTGCGATGGAGAAGATTTCATCAGTGAGGTCTCCACCATCGGCAGGATCCACCACGTCAATGTGGTCCGTCTGGTCGGGTTCTGCTCGGAGGAAATGAGGAGGGCGCTAGTCTACGAGTATATGCCCCATGGTTCTCTTGATAAGTACATCTTCTCGGTCGAGAAGAGTTTCTCCTGGGACAAGCTCAGTGAAATTGCCTTGGGAATTGCTAGAGGGATCAACTACCTGCATCAAGGATGTGACATGCAGATTCTACACTTTGACATCAAGCCACACAACATCCTTCTTGACACCAATTTTGTCCCAAAAGTTGCCGATTTTGGCCTTGCCAAGCTATACCCAAGGGACAACAGTTTTGTGCCGTTGAGCGCTTTACGGGGAACAATCGGGTACATAGCTCCTGAGATGATATCCCGGAGCTTTGGCGTCATATCCAGCAAGTCCGACGTTTACAGCTTCGGGATGCTGCTGTTGGAGATGGCTGGAGGACGCAGGAACGCAGACCCAAACGCAGCAAACTCAAGCCAGGCATTCTACCCATCGTGGGTGTATGACCGGCTAACTAAACATGAACTGGGTGAGATATCTGCTGAGATGCATGAATTGGAGAGGAAGCTGTGCCTTGTTGGTCTGTGTTGCATCCAGATGAAGCCTCATGATCGGCCAGAGATGAGCGAAGTCATAGAGATGCTCGAAGGGAGCGTTGACAGCGTGCAGGTGCCTTCAAGGCCATTCTTCTGTGACGATGAGCACAGCCCTGTAGTGGAGCCTTACCATTTCCTCTCTGAGCTGACTACCATTTCGGAGGAGGATGAGTGA